From Streptomyces sp. NBC_01754, a single genomic window includes:
- a CDS encoding YcaO-like family protein: protein MRKAYFDGTHRTCHPDQTWAAIRPLLMAYGITRVADVTGLDDIGIPVTMAVRPLARTLSVAQGKGATLAAARVSGAMEAIEAWHGERAVPTAEVRAPADGHGLDLPYPVTALESHPGALVTDRTVLDWITARSALDGEPALVPAACVQLGREAHDQWRLHLPSASTNGLASGNTRAEAVVHALAELIERDTISTLADRRGRSQLVDPDSVEDEHCAALISRLRKAGAWLELWHLPNRFGVPVTSCYLWREDQPALLVSGSGAHLDPQVALSRAITEAVQSRLTQITGSREDIHPAAYRPAVHHGPQAAAGRGVEWAEVAVQHTTGFATDVGEAEHLAARIKAVTGCHPLVVDLTHGLHQRREFAVVKVLAPALRYNARHVIPRPTQEAAA, encoded by the coding sequence ATGCGCAAGGCGTATTTCGACGGCACCCACCGGACATGCCATCCCGATCAGACCTGGGCAGCGATCCGGCCGCTGCTGATGGCATACGGCATTACCCGCGTCGCCGACGTGACCGGCCTGGACGACATCGGTATTCCGGTGACCATGGCCGTGCGTCCCCTGGCCCGCACCTTGTCCGTCGCCCAGGGCAAAGGCGCGACGTTGGCCGCCGCCCGGGTCTCGGGAGCCATGGAGGCGATCGAGGCATGGCACGGCGAGCGGGCCGTCCCGACCGCCGAAGTACGGGCCCCAGCCGACGGCCACGGCCTGGACCTGCCCTATCCGGTGACCGCCCTGGAGAGCCATCCCGGAGCCCTGGTCACCGACCGGACGGTTCTGGACTGGATCACCGCACGCTCGGCGCTGGACGGCGAACCGGCGCTCGTCCCAGCAGCGTGCGTGCAGCTGGGCCGCGAAGCCCACGACCAGTGGCGCCTCCACCTGCCCAGCGCGTCCACGAACGGCCTCGCCTCCGGCAACACCCGTGCGGAGGCCGTCGTCCACGCTCTGGCCGAGCTGATCGAGCGCGACACGATCAGCACTCTCGCCGACCGGCGGGGCCGCAGCCAGCTTGTCGACCCCGACAGCGTCGAGGACGAACATTGTGCGGCGCTGATCAGCCGATTACGGAAGGCCGGGGCCTGGCTGGAGCTCTGGCACCTGCCGAACCGCTTCGGGGTGCCCGTCACGAGCTGCTACCTGTGGCGCGAGGACCAGCCGGCCCTGCTGGTCTCCGGCTCCGGAGCCCACCTGGACCCGCAGGTGGCCCTGTCCCGGGCGATCACGGAGGCGGTCCAGTCCCGGCTCACCCAGATCACCGGAAGCCGGGAGGACATTCACCCGGCCGCGTACCGGCCCGCCGTACACCACGGCCCCCAGGCAGCCGCAGGCCGTGGCGTCGAGTGGGCGGAGGTTGCCGTGCAGCACACCACCGGGTTCGCCACAGACGTCGGCGAGGCCGAGCATCTGGCCGCTCGCATCAAGGCCGTCACCGGCTGCCACCCGCTCGTAGTGGACCTCACCCACGGACTCCACCAGCGGCGGGAGTTCGCGGTCGTCAAGGTACTGGCCCCGGCCCTGCGCTACAACGCCCGGCACGTCATTCCCCGACCGACGCAGGAGGCGGCCGCATGA
- a CDS encoding flotillin family protein, with amino-acid sequence MSSVVIAIIGVVVLVVLLALAVITRYKVAGPSQAFIITGRRGKKSTDPVTGRTSIDNSGQKVVVGGGVFVVPFVQQKFTLDLSSRHIPIAVRGAVTLRGVKSNLEGVAIVKVGGSEDAIRAAAQRFLQQQDGIVGFTQEVLSGALRAIVGRMSVEDIIRDRAAFAGQVAEEAEASLSGQGLILDAFQIQDITTEGSYLEDLGRPEAARAKQEADIAEAIARRASEQARLKAAEEIAIAERTFYLKQAEIKAETEAAAAKANAAGPLAEAARQQEVLGEQEKVAERQAALTDRELDTKVRKPADAARYQAEQEAEARRVAQVKEAEAEAERSRLTGQGEKLHRSALADAVRIEGEAEAAAIAAKGSAEAEAMQKKADAFAQYGDAAVLQMVVEVLPSVVAKASEPLSAIDKMTVISTDGASQLSRTVADNVAQGMELLNSTTGVDLSALLQGLKGKTAALAEVPAPASAAANGEQIEIKD; translated from the coding sequence ATGAGTTCAGTAGTGATCGCCATCATCGGCGTCGTCGTTCTTGTCGTACTCCTGGCCCTCGCCGTGATCACCCGGTACAAGGTCGCGGGACCCAGCCAGGCCTTCATCATCACCGGCCGCCGCGGCAAGAAGTCCACCGATCCGGTGACCGGCCGCACCAGCATCGACAACAGCGGACAGAAGGTCGTCGTCGGCGGCGGCGTCTTCGTCGTGCCGTTCGTCCAGCAGAAGTTCACGCTCGACCTCTCCAGCCGGCACATCCCCATCGCCGTACGCGGAGCCGTCACCCTGCGTGGTGTGAAGTCCAACCTCGAAGGTGTCGCGATCGTCAAGGTCGGCGGCAGTGAGGACGCGATCCGCGCCGCCGCGCAGCGCTTCCTCCAGCAGCAGGACGGCATCGTCGGCTTCACCCAGGAAGTGCTCTCCGGCGCCCTGCGCGCAATCGTCGGCCGCATGTCGGTCGAGGACATCATCCGCGACCGCGCCGCCTTCGCGGGCCAGGTCGCCGAGGAGGCGGAGGCCAGCCTCTCCGGCCAGGGCCTCATCCTGGACGCCTTCCAGATCCAGGACATCACCACCGAAGGTTCCTACCTGGAGGACCTCGGCCGCCCCGAGGCCGCCCGCGCCAAGCAGGAGGCCGACATCGCCGAGGCCATCGCCCGGCGCGCCTCGGAGCAGGCACGGCTGAAGGCCGCCGAAGAGATCGCCATCGCCGAGCGGACGTTCTACCTCAAGCAGGCCGAGATCAAGGCCGAGACGGAAGCCGCCGCCGCCAAGGCCAACGCCGCCGGCCCGCTCGCCGAGGCCGCCCGCCAGCAGGAAGTCCTCGGCGAGCAGGAGAAGGTCGCCGAGCGCCAGGCCGCCCTGACCGACCGCGAGCTGGACACCAAGGTCCGCAAGCCGGCCGACGCCGCCCGCTACCAGGCGGAGCAGGAGGCGGAGGCCCGCCGTGTCGCCCAGGTCAAGGAGGCCGAGGCCGAGGCCGAGCGCTCCCGTCTGACCGGTCAGGGTGAGAAGCTGCACCGCTCCGCGCTCGCCGACGCCGTACGCATCGAGGGTGAGGCGGAGGCCGCCGCCATCGCCGCCAAGGGTTCGGCCGAGGCGGAGGCCATGCAGAAGAAGGCCGACGCGTTCGCCCAGTACGGCGACGCGGCCGTGCTCCAGATGGTGGTCGAGGTGCTCCCGAGCGTCGTGGCCAAGGCATCCGAGCCGCTGAGCGCCATCGACAAGATGACGGTCATCTCCACGGACGGCGCCAGCCAGCTGTCCCGCACCGTCGCGGACAACGTGGCCCAGGGCATGGAGCTCCTCAACTCGACCACGGGCGTCGACCTGAGCGCACTGCTCCAGGGCCTGAAGGGCAAGACCGCCGCCCTCGCCGAGGTACCGGCCCCCGCGTCGGCCGCCGCGAACGGCGAGCAGATCGAGATCAAGGACTGA
- a CDS encoding alpha/beta hydrolase, with protein MVQRPPSAAVLILHGGYETGLAPPAPGPMNLAGLRMLPFVRGVSRAVRGDLTVQVRRVRYTHRGWNGSRRDPLHDVVRALDRLRREAGDIPVVLLGHSMGARAALHAAGHPLVRSVVGLAPWCPPGDPVTQLAGCEVVLLHSTRDRVTSPLASQSFTVRARRAGARTCLVTVPGSDHAMLRRAPAWHHLTNTLVAGLLGLAPVPDRIAASFELPRGAPAAEGTLPLAGVHTRDPAGEDARR; from the coding sequence GTGGTCCAGCGTCCGCCGTCGGCAGCGGTGCTCATCCTGCACGGCGGTTACGAGACGGGGCTGGCGCCCCCCGCGCCCGGGCCCATGAACCTGGCCGGTCTGCGGATGCTGCCGTTCGTGCGCGGGGTGTCCAGAGCCGTGCGGGGCGACCTCACGGTCCAGGTCCGCCGCGTCCGCTACACGCACCGGGGCTGGAACGGCTCCCGGCGGGATCCGCTGCACGACGTGGTGCGGGCGCTGGACCGCCTGCGGCGCGAGGCCGGTGACATCCCGGTGGTGTTGCTCGGCCACTCGATGGGGGCCCGCGCCGCGCTCCACGCCGCCGGTCACCCGCTGGTCCGCTCCGTGGTGGGACTGGCCCCGTGGTGCCCGCCCGGCGACCCGGTGACCCAGCTCGCGGGGTGCGAGGTCGTCCTGCTGCACAGCACCCGGGACCGGGTGACGAGCCCGCTCGCCTCCCAGTCCTTCACGGTCCGGGCCCGCCGGGCGGGCGCCCGTACCTGCCTGGTGACGGTCCCGGGGAGCGACCACGCGATGCTGCGGCGCGCGCCGGCGTGGCACCACCTGACGAACACGCTCGTGGCGGGGCTGCTGGGCCTGGCACCCGTGCCGGACCGGATCGCGGCCTCGTTCGAGCTGCCCCGGGGCGCTCCGGCGGCCGAGGGCACGCTGCCCCTGGCCGGTGTGCACACGCGGGACCCGGCGGGCGAGGACGCGCGGCGGTAG
- a CDS encoding MFS transporter translates to MFSGWSWILRKARLHDRNSAGPVPRISWAARFREAGAPLTVRPYRLHFAARLLSWTGSAVAPIGLAFAVLKISGGPGALGAVLAASVVPQILLLLVGGVVADRLPRDRVMVWSNVVCAAAEATAVLLLASGTAQVWHLVAMSAVCGAAGAFFTPAAGGIVVEVVPAELRHAANALLKIGQNTVKVAGPALGGVLVAVVGPGWALGWDALTFAASALLFSRISLKAKNVKVRTGFTADLREGWDDFRSRRWLWVMVCQAAVIVPVWLAGYQLLGPVYGQRVLGGAAPWGVVVSGFTAGLVAGAALALMWKPRQVGLVVCAGTGSMAVPLAAMAASVPLPVLVVATGVAGTGLAVSVTVWSSLVQERISADRLGRTLSYSTLGQLLPVPFGYLLAGPAAHLFGLRTTLAAGALIITAAAVVPLSLAQVRGLGLVPEAAEDADGIVPAVRAER, encoded by the coding sequence GTGTTCTCTGGGTGGAGTTGGATCTTGCGTAAGGCGCGGCTGCACGACCGGAATTCAGCGGGCCCCGTCCCACGTATCAGCTGGGCGGCCCGATTTCGGGAGGCAGGCGCTCCACTGACTGTCAGACCGTATCGGCTGCACTTCGCCGCTCGCCTGCTCTCCTGGACGGGCTCGGCCGTGGCGCCCATCGGCCTGGCCTTCGCGGTCCTGAAGATCAGTGGCGGTCCGGGTGCGCTGGGCGCGGTCCTCGCGGCGAGCGTCGTACCGCAGATCCTGCTGTTGCTCGTCGGCGGGGTCGTCGCGGACCGGCTGCCCAGGGATCGGGTCATGGTGTGGTCCAACGTCGTCTGTGCGGCCGCGGAGGCGACGGCGGTACTGTTGCTGGCCTCGGGCACGGCCCAGGTCTGGCACTTGGTGGCGATGTCGGCCGTCTGCGGGGCGGCGGGAGCCTTCTTCACACCGGCGGCCGGGGGCATCGTCGTGGAGGTGGTCCCGGCCGAACTCCGGCACGCGGCCAATGCCTTGCTGAAGATCGGCCAGAACACGGTGAAGGTGGCGGGGCCGGCCCTGGGCGGTGTTCTGGTCGCCGTGGTCGGCCCTGGCTGGGCCCTCGGATGGGACGCGCTGACGTTCGCCGCCTCGGCCCTCCTCTTCTCTCGGATCAGCCTCAAGGCCAAGAACGTGAAGGTCCGGACCGGGTTCACCGCCGACCTGCGCGAGGGCTGGGATGACTTCCGCTCCCGCCGATGGCTGTGGGTGATGGTCTGCCAGGCCGCCGTGATCGTTCCCGTGTGGCTGGCCGGCTACCAGCTGCTCGGCCCGGTGTACGGACAGCGGGTACTCGGCGGCGCCGCCCCGTGGGGTGTCGTGGTGTCCGGCTTCACCGCCGGGCTCGTGGCCGGGGCGGCGCTCGCCCTGATGTGGAAGCCGCGGCAGGTCGGACTCGTCGTCTGTGCGGGCACCGGCTCGATGGCGGTGCCGCTGGCGGCGATGGCGGCGTCCGTGCCGCTGCCCGTGCTCGTGGTCGCCACGGGGGTGGCGGGCACGGGGCTGGCGGTCAGCGTGACCGTGTGGTCCTCGCTGGTGCAGGAGAGGATTTCGGCGGACCGGCTGGGCCGGACCTTGTCCTACTCGACGCTCGGGCAGCTCTTGCCCGTGCCCTTCGGCTACCTTCTCGCCGGTCCCGCCGCCCACCTGTTCGGGCTCCGCACGACCCTGGCGGCGGGCGCCCTGATCATCACGGCCGCCGCCGTCGTGCCGCTGTCCCTGGCTCAGGTCCGGGGGCTTGGTCTCGTGCCGGAGGCGGCCGAGGATGCCGACGGCATCGTGCCCGCGGTGCGGGCGGAGAGGTAG
- a CDS encoding peroxiredoxin family protein encodes MASRTAIGSPAPDFTLPGGVLSGDVFERRDHTLSAVRGRSVVLAFYPGDDTAVCTRQLCSYSSGLETFEGLDAEVWAISPQGVDSHEAFARAQGLRMPLLADTTRDVARAYGVAAPGIGVRRSVFLIGPDGVLRWKHVAWVGATFRSVDTLAAQLSGIKNS; translated from the coding sequence ATGGCGTCACGAACAGCAATCGGCAGCCCCGCACCGGACTTCACACTGCCGGGCGGAGTGCTTTCCGGCGACGTGTTCGAGCGCCGCGACCATACGCTCTCGGCGGTGCGCGGCCGGTCCGTGGTCCTCGCCTTCTACCCGGGCGACGACACCGCCGTCTGCACCCGGCAGCTCTGCTCCTACTCCTCGGGGCTCGAGACCTTCGAGGGGCTCGACGCCGAGGTCTGGGCGATCAGTCCACAGGGTGTGGACAGCCACGAGGCGTTCGCCCGCGCCCAGGGGCTGCGTATGCCGCTCCTCGCCGACACCACCCGGGACGTCGCCCGGGCCTACGGGGTGGCCGCGCCGGGTATCGGTGTACGGCGGTCGGTCTTCCTGATCGGTCCGGACGGAGTACTGCGGTGGAAGCACGTCGCGTGGGTAGGAGCCACGTTCCGGTCGGTCGACACGCTGGCCGCGCAATTGTCCGGCATCAAGAACAGCTGA
- a CDS encoding TfuA-like protein — MTVHVYSGPTVPADRVREVVPGAVTHPPVRHGDLMRLGAGSGDTVLIIDGFWHQSAPVRHKEILALLADGVAVVGAASMGALRAAELAPYGMVGVGRIFEDFRSGALDADDEVAVLHTDDGRPLSEALVNLRAVLTRAAADGHLDDTEADRLAELARSLSYPSRSWAALGRLAAGDGLGSAFSRADAWRRTHPCDAKREDAERALALLAAGLPPAPGAGAWAGEPWQTSFVRYWQAAFRPVAVACAQPVGFLALLHHQQLYDPGFPDRWRTRVLAAIAHEACGDVCRPVRSSAVQRSALQFAAAAGVEVAGMSGDQLAHWLTEEEVSQLPPEEALVRVVVRSARLDGAWTVWPATMAEAGDLLGSVPLAAEAVAAAFAVNAEIEATDPHHTTAHLNADRIASHLTQRWGLPEECGRAVLDAAARDRAFRDFAGAVEVARTFYLSARTAGTMPSASSAASGTRPSPRT, encoded by the coding sequence ATGACCGTTCACGTCTACTCAGGACCCACCGTGCCTGCGGACCGCGTCCGCGAGGTCGTCCCCGGCGCCGTGACGCACCCCCCAGTCCGCCACGGCGACCTGATGCGGCTCGGTGCCGGCTCCGGCGACACCGTGCTGATCATCGACGGATTCTGGCACCAGAGCGCCCCGGTGCGGCACAAGGAGATCCTGGCGCTGCTGGCCGACGGTGTCGCTGTGGTCGGCGCCGCCAGCATGGGAGCCCTGCGGGCCGCTGAACTTGCCCCGTACGGGATGGTCGGCGTCGGCCGGATCTTCGAAGACTTCCGCAGCGGCGCTCTGGACGCGGACGACGAAGTCGCCGTGCTCCACACCGACGACGGCCGCCCGCTGTCCGAGGCCCTCGTGAACCTGCGGGCCGTTCTGACCCGGGCCGCCGCCGACGGGCATCTGGACGACACCGAAGCGGACCGGCTGGCTGAGCTGGCCCGCTCCCTGTCCTACCCGTCCCGGTCATGGGCCGCGCTGGGCCGTCTCGCGGCCGGGGACGGACTGGGGTCCGCGTTCAGCCGGGCGGACGCCTGGCGCCGCACGCATCCCTGCGACGCCAAAAGGGAGGACGCCGAGCGGGCTCTCGCCCTACTTGCCGCCGGCCTGCCCCCGGCCCCCGGCGCCGGGGCGTGGGCGGGTGAGCCGTGGCAGACCAGTTTCGTCCGGTACTGGCAGGCGGCCTTCCGGCCGGTCGCGGTGGCGTGCGCGCAGCCCGTGGGCTTCCTCGCCCTCCTGCACCATCAGCAGCTGTACGACCCGGGGTTTCCGGACCGGTGGCGGACGCGGGTCCTGGCCGCCATCGCGCATGAGGCGTGCGGCGACGTGTGCCGCCCGGTGCGATCCTCTGCGGTGCAGCGGTCCGCCCTACAGTTCGCCGCTGCGGCAGGCGTGGAGGTGGCCGGCATGTCAGGTGACCAGCTCGCCCACTGGCTCACCGAGGAGGAAGTGAGCCAACTCCCGCCCGAGGAAGCGCTGGTGCGAGTCGTCGTCCGATCCGCCCGCCTGGACGGGGCCTGGACAGTGTGGCCCGCCACGATGGCCGAAGCGGGCGACCTGCTCGGTTCCGTTCCCCTGGCGGCTGAAGCCGTGGCCGCCGCGTTCGCCGTCAACGCCGAGATCGAGGCGACCGACCCCCACCACACCACGGCCCACCTCAACGCCGACCGCATCGCCTCCCACCTCACCCAGCGCTGGGGGCTTCCCGAGGAATGCGGCCGGGCCGTGCTCGACGCGGCGGCCCGGGACCGGGCCTTCCGCGACTTCGCCGGCGCCGTCGAGGTGGCCCGAACGTTCTACCTCTCCGCCCGCACCGCGGGCACGATGCCGTCGGCATCCTCGGCCGCCTCCGGCACGAGACCAAGCCCCCGGACCTGA